From a region of the Candidatus Krumholzibacteriia bacterium genome:
- the lpxD gene encoding UDP-3-O-(3-hydroxymyristoyl)glucosamine N-acyltransferase codes for MSANKFVALARPAPALSVRLRLSEVAALVHGQLVGDEDPWITGLAGIHDAVEGDLTFLAQRRYRAALKHSRAAAVLVTPQESVDRPAVRVGDPALAFSLVLRRFSEATALSIPRGIHPTAVIDPSVRLGDEVAIGAHVVLESGVEIGDRATLLPGTVLRRDSRLGADCFIHPNVTIYPSTRIGDRVIVQAGAVIGSDGFGYVREHDTLHKVPHLGHVVIEDDVEIGANACIDRATTGTTTIGRGTKIDNLVQIAHNVKIGRTSVLCAQVGISGSTEIGAGVKLAGQAGVVGHIHIGDGAVIGAQSGVIGSVPAATTVSGYPARPHLKELRQRAVMARLPELLDTIRALEKRLEALERGNAGGERPS; via the coding sequence ATGAGCGCGAACAAGTTCGTTGCGCTGGCGCGCCCTGCGCCGGCGTTGTCAGTACGCCTGCGCCTCTCCGAGGTGGCGGCCCTCGTCCACGGGCAGCTGGTCGGGGACGAGGATCCGTGGATCACCGGCCTGGCCGGCATCCATGACGCCGTCGAAGGGGATCTCACTTTCCTGGCGCAACGGCGGTATCGCGCGGCGCTGAAGCACAGCCGCGCCGCGGCGGTCCTGGTGACGCCGCAGGAGAGCGTCGACCGCCCGGCGGTGCGGGTCGGGGACCCGGCGCTGGCCTTCAGCCTGGTCTTGCGGCGCTTCAGCGAGGCGACGGCGCTCTCCATCCCCCGCGGCATCCATCCCACCGCCGTCATCGACCCGAGCGTGCGCTTGGGTGACGAGGTGGCCATCGGCGCCCACGTGGTCCTGGAAAGCGGCGTCGAGATCGGCGACCGCGCCACCTTGCTCCCCGGCACGGTGCTGCGCCGCGACTCCCGCCTCGGCGCCGATTGCTTCATCCATCCGAATGTCACCATCTACCCCTCCACCCGCATCGGCGATCGCGTCATCGTGCAGGCCGGTGCGGTGATCGGCAGCGATGGTTTCGGCTACGTGCGCGAGCACGACACTCTGCACAAGGTTCCGCACCTGGGGCACGTGGTCATCGAGGACGACGTCGAGATCGGGGCGAACGCCTGCATCGACCGCGCCACCACCGGGACCACGACGATCGGCCGCGGCACCAAGATCGACAACCTGGTACAGATCGCCCACAACGTGAAGATCGGCCGCACCAGCGTCCTCTGCGCCCAAGTGGGGATCTCCGGCAGCACGGAGATCGGCGCCGGGGTGAAGCTTGCCGGCCAGGCCGGCGTGGTGGGGCACATCCACATCGGCGACGGCGCGGTCATCGGCGCCCAGAGCGGCGTCATCGGCTCGGTGCCGGCGGCGACCACGGTCTCCGGGTACCCGGCGAGACCGCACCTGAAGGAATTGCGCCAGCGCGCCGTCATGGCCCGTCTCCCCGAGCTGCTCGACACCATCCGCGCTTTGGAGAAGCGCCTGGAGGCGCTGGAGCGGGGCAACGCCGGCGGGGAGCGCCCCTCGTGA
- a CDS encoding OmpH family outer membrane protein — protein MKRFLPTWCISATMLTLVAAAVARPLAAQEIKLGYIDAEKVLQAFSGYKDAEAQFAKQREAWNQTVDTRSRELKAMEEDFKAQELMLSDAKKREKLSELEKRSKDLEAYYQQIFGPSGEAARKREELLRPILDRVNVIVRELGEQEKYTMIFDSASLGIAYASPSVDLTDKIIERLNAAK, from the coding sequence ATGAAACGATTCTTGCCAACCTGGTGCATTTCTGCGACCATGCTCACCCTGGTTGCGGCGGCCGTGGCCCGACCGCTAGCGGCCCAGGAGATCAAGCTGGGCTACATCGACGCCGAAAAGGTGCTCCAAGCCTTCAGTGGCTACAAGGACGCCGAGGCGCAGTTCGCCAAGCAACGGGAAGCGTGGAACCAGACAGTGGACACGCGCTCCCGCGAGCTCAAAGCCATGGAGGAAGACTTCAAGGCCCAGGAGCTCATGCTGAGCGACGCCAAGAAGCGCGAGAAGCTGAGCGAGCTCGAGAAACGCAGCAAGGATCTCGAGGCGTACTACCAGCAGATCTTCGGGCCGAGCGGCGAGGCCGCACGCAAGAGGGAAGAGTTGCTCCGCCCCATCCTCGATCGGGTGAATGTCATCGTCCGCGAGTTGGGGGAGCAAGAGAAGTACACGATGATCTTCGACAGCGCCAGCCTGGGGATCGCTTATGCGTCTCCCAGCGTCGACCTGACCGACAAGATCATCGAGCGCCTCAACGCCGCCAAGTAA